TTACAGGGAGAATCTCACTTGAAGAGGCGATTGAAGAAACTGAAGTGAAAAATTTATTTGTCCTGCCAGCAGGGTTCATATCAACAAACCCTGCTGAACTACTAAGCTCAAAAAAAATGAAAGAACTCTTTAAGAGGCTCTTAACGATGTATGAACAAATAATCATTGACACACCGCCAATTTTAGCAGTTGCAGATGCGCAAATTATTTCCTCTTTAGTCGATGGTACTATATTGGTTTTTAGAAGTGGATATACAAGTAAAACTAACGCTAAAAAATCTGTACATGTATTGCAACAAGTGCATGGAAAAATAATTTGCTCTATTTTAAATGATCATAAAAATAAAAAGGATGCTTATTACTATGGGAAGTAAGAAAAGCTGTCAGATCGTCGACGTTCATGAGTTCGTGACCATGTCCTATCGATTTTCGAAATGATTCTTATTAAAATTAGATGTGAGATTGGGGACATAAACGTCATTGTTCCATTTAAACAGTATAATATCAAAAAAAAATGGATGCTGTTGTTCGATAAATAAAAAGAGCCGCAGCAAGATTACATAGGTCAAGAGTTACCGGTGTGATGAAGAAAGGTGTGTACTGAATCAATTTCAAAAGCTGGTGGTATGAAAGCATTGATGATGCCATTTACACCTTCTTCTTATCTTCATCGGAATTTGGTAAACTGACTTGTATTTTATCGAGAAGCTGTTTCCATGATACATAGTGTCCGCTCATTGATTTCCGGAATCTCAGGCAAGCATGGCATCTTTCTGCCAGTGAAATGCCGGAAGTAAGGGGAAAGGTTTCATGCACAGATTTTTTATATCCATTTGTATTGTTAGATACCATTTTAAGTCTACTAATCATCATTATAGAGTCAATGACGTATCTGAAATATCAACTGCTGCTTTTGCTTTCGATACTATTGCTTAGACTATCAAGTTTTCAAAAGGCTTATTATGTTGTGGAAAAGAAGACTGTCCGTTTAATGGGAGCAACGTTTATAGGTGCCTTTATAAATATCATTTTGACTGTATGGATGGTTCCATTTATAGGTATTGAAGGTGTTGTAGGGCCTACTTTTGTAATTATCTTCATTATAGGGTTGGTTCAATCTAGAAAAACAAGACTCTTTGATTTTTTACGTCATAAAGCAATTATTGTCAGTAATATTTTAATTCTAATCTCACAATCCGTTGTCAAGATCATATTCGTCAGGTTATTTTATGTATTTAAAATAATTTTTATTAGTATCAATATAGTTCCAATCGCGGTTATAGAAAAAACAAGAAGGTTTTATAGTCCAATTTCAATGAAAAAAGGTGTAGTATATGGCGAACATCGTAATGATCGGACCAGATTCTGAAGCAAAAGGCGGCATTGCAACAGTTATAAAAAATTTTTCCATTCATTTTGAAAGTGAGGAGCATCAAATTAGCTACCTTAGTTCATGGGATGGGGGAGGGATGTGGAATGTATGTAAAGTGTTCATTAGGACACTTAAACGACTTTCAAAGCTGATTGATAAAGAAAGCGTTGATATTGTTCACATTCACGTTGCCCAAAAAGGAAGTTTTTTCCGTAAGGCGTTACTGGCACGATATGCACGAAAAAAAGGTGTAAAGGTTATTTTACATATTCATGGTTCACAATTTGACGTCTTTTATAAAAATGCTTCCTCTCTTTTAAAAAAAATAATAAGAAGTTCACTTCATCATGTAGATGCCATAGTTGTTCTAAGTGAGGAGTGGGAGATGGTTTTTAAGGAATTGACCATTACTCCCATTACTGTTATTGAGAATGCAGTAATGATCCCGGCCGAAAACCGTTATAATGTCGATGCTAAAAATATAGTGACCTTTGGTAGGATTGGTAATAGGAAAGGAAGTTACGATATTCTAGATGTCGCAGAAATGGTTTTTAAAAGAAACCCAGAAATAAACTTTAGCTTATATGGGGATGGGGATATAAAGGAAGTTAGCCAATTAATAAAAAAACGAAATTTGAGTAATGTTATCATTGGCG
This genomic stretch from Peribacillus muralis harbors:
- a CDS encoding glycosyltransferase family 4 protein; this encodes MIGPDSEAKGGIATVIKNFSIHFESEEHQISYLSSWDGGGMWNVCKVFIRTLKRLSKLIDKESVDIVHIHVAQKGSFFRKALLARYARKKGVKVILHIHGSQFDVFYKNASSLLKKIIRSSLHHVDAIVVLSEEWEMVFKELTITPITVIENAVMIPAENRYNVDAKNIVTFGRIGNRKGSYDILDVAEMVFKRNPEINFSLYGDGDIKEVSQLIKKRNLSNVIIGGWIGPEEKVKIYSETGLHLLPSYHEGLPMAILETMANGIPNISTNVGGIPQVIHNEKNGFLVKPGDTKQITLYILDFFGNETYRNDLSEEAYSMIKTKFSMSIYLKKWECLYGELAGMNRGEFR
- a CDS encoding CpsD/CapB family tyrosine-protein kinase, with protein sequence MKPRTATKKINKNNLITKIDPKSLISEDFRVIRTNIDYSRIDSQYKSIMITSPEPNSGKSVVSANLAVVFAQQGKSTLLIDGDLRKSSVQYFFPEVRSAGLTALLTGRISLEEAIEETEVKNLFVLPAGFISTNPAELLSSKKMKELFKRLLTMYEQIIIDTPPILAVADAQIISSLVDGTILVFRSGYTSKTNAKKSVHVLQQVHGKIICSILNDHKNKKDAYYYGK